A window of Cohnella herbarum contains these coding sequences:
- a CDS encoding ABC transporter ATP-binding protein, which translates to MWEALSEPFRYRRPKTLVEEADRGATVKRPKQKAKDWRATLRRIWHYLSHRKGRLSLVLLMVLLSSALTLLGPYLIGRAIDHYLEGPGGKPWLLFLGGLVAVYVLSSVVSWLQNIWMISIAQETVYRMRVDLFGHLHKLPIPFFAKRQRGELMSRMTNDMDNVSSTLNSSAIQIFSSVLILVGTVIVMLLLSPLLTLLTFLVVPLMAIGMRWITRRTGVLFKERQRNLGELNGYIEETLSGQRIVKAFSQEERVIREFEDRNLRIKLSGFWAQAISGFIPKVMNGLNNLSFAIIAGIGGILAIRGAITVGVIVIFVEYARQFTRPLNDLANQWNTLLSAIAGAERVFEILDEDVEAKDEAASRSLDSVQGAVAFSNVSFSYNPGEQTLKDITFEARPGETIAIIGPTGAGKTSLIQLLSRFYEADSGTITVDGHEITSIRRESLRSHMAFVLQDSFLFEGTIRENIRYGKLDATDEQVEAAAKLANAHSFIVRLPGGYDKILQGDGSGISQGQKQLLAIARAILADPAILVLDEATSSIDTVTEIKIQEGLQRLMEGRTSFVIAHRLNTIRRADQILVLKDGRLLERGSHEELLAKPGLYSELFHGNVQLS; encoded by the coding sequence ATGTGGGAAGCATTAAGTGAGCCCTTCCGCTATCGGAGGCCGAAAACTCTTGTCGAAGAAGCGGATCGAGGGGCGACGGTTAAACGTCCCAAGCAGAAGGCGAAGGATTGGCGCGCGACATTAAGGCGAATATGGCATTATCTTTCGCACCGCAAAGGGCGATTAAGTCTCGTATTGCTTATGGTTCTGCTCAGCTCCGCGTTAACCCTTCTCGGCCCCTATCTGATCGGACGGGCGATCGACCATTATCTCGAGGGGCCGGGCGGCAAACCATGGCTTCTTTTCCTCGGGGGGCTCGTTGCCGTATATGTGTTAAGTTCGGTCGTAAGTTGGCTGCAAAATATATGGATGATCTCGATCGCGCAGGAAACGGTCTATCGGATGCGCGTCGATTTGTTCGGCCATCTGCATAAGCTGCCTATTCCTTTCTTCGCCAAGCGTCAGCGCGGAGAGCTGATGAGCCGGATGACCAATGACATGGACAACGTGAGCTCTACGTTGAACAGTTCCGCGATCCAGATTTTTTCCAGCGTGCTCATTCTCGTCGGAACGGTAATCGTGATGCTGCTGCTTAGCCCGCTGCTTACGTTGCTGACCTTCCTTGTCGTGCCGCTCATGGCGATCGGCATGAGATGGATTACGCGCAGAACCGGCGTCCTGTTCAAGGAGCGTCAACGCAATTTAGGGGAATTGAATGGCTACATCGAGGAAACGCTGTCCGGTCAGCGTATCGTAAAAGCATTTTCTCAAGAAGAGAGGGTCATTCGGGAGTTCGAAGATCGAAACTTGCGGATTAAGCTGTCGGGCTTCTGGGCTCAGGCGATTTCGGGTTTTATTCCGAAGGTGATGAACGGGCTTAACAATTTAAGCTTCGCGATTATTGCGGGGATCGGGGGAATTCTCGCTATCCGCGGGGCGATAACGGTTGGGGTTATCGTTATTTTCGTGGAATACGCCAGACAATTCACCAGACCGCTTAACGATCTGGCGAATCAATGGAACACGCTGTTATCGGCTATTGCGGGAGCGGAGCGGGTATTCGAGATTCTGGATGAAGACGTCGAGGCCAAGGATGAAGCGGCGTCCCGATCGCTTGATTCGGTACAAGGAGCCGTCGCGTTCTCTAACGTCTCGTTCTCTTACAATCCAGGGGAGCAGACGCTTAAGGACATCACCTTCGAAGCGCGTCCCGGAGAAACGATCGCCATTATCGGACCTACCGGCGCGGGCAAAACTTCGCTTATACAGCTGCTCTCGCGTTTCTATGAAGCGGATTCCGGGACCATCACGGTAGACGGTCATGAGATCACGTCGATCCGGCGGGAGAGCCTGCGCTCTCATATGGCTTTCGTGTTGCAAGATTCCTTCCTTTTCGAAGGCACAATACGCGAAAATATCCGTTACGGTAAGCTGGATGCGACGGACGAGCAAGTCGAGGCGGCCGCGAAGCTCGCGAATGCCCATTCGTTCATCGTGCGTCTGCCCGGCGGGTATGATAAGATTCTGCAGGGAGACGGAAGCGGGATCAGCCAAGGGCAGAAGCAGTTGCTGGCGATCGCCCGGGCGATTCTGGCGGACCCTGCGATTCTGGTACTGGACGAGGCAACGAGCAGCATCGATACCGTAACCGAAATCAAGATCCAGGAAGGCCTGCAGCGATTGATGGAAGGGCGCACGAGCTTCGTCATCGCCCATCGCCTCAATACGATTCGCCGCGCGGATCAAATTCTTGTCCTGAAGGACGGAAGGCTGCTGGAGAGAGGCTCTCACGAGGAACTGCTAGCAAAACCGGGCTTGTACAGCGAACTATTCCATGGAAACGTGCAGCTCAGTTAG
- a CDS encoding DUF6953 family protein, whose product MNHTTVEVAEWMFSELKNAGVLYQTAAVNHIKEQFGEQFIYVNDNGHESIDKEVKKAFKRLHGGKAAWDRDAFYWGWTSAIKD is encoded by the coding sequence ATGAACCATACAACAGTCGAGGTTGCGGAGTGGATGTTCTCGGAATTGAAAAATGCGGGTGTTTTGTATCAAACGGCAGCCGTTAACCATATTAAGGAACAGTTCGGAGAACAATTCATTTACGTTAATGACAATGGTCATGAATCAATCGACAAAGAAGTAAAAAAGGCGTTCAAAAGGCTGCACGGCGGCAAAGCGGCTTGGGATCGCGACGCTTTCTATTGGGGCTGGACTTCGGCGATCAAGGATTAA
- a CDS encoding ABC transporter ATP-binding protein: MQSFFRFLGKYRIAALMAVFLMLVELAVELVQPLLISKIIDDGIARQDSGVVLLWSGVLVAGTLLAFGAGILSSFFAAHVSQSLGYDMREKLYGKVQAFSYAVFNRFATSSLITRLTNDVNQVQDTTFMGLRFMLRVPLVVLGSMIMALVVHAGLGFLLLLTVPALILFIIWIVKKAAFLFKRVQQRLDNVNGVMQENLTGMRLIRVFVRREQEAARFARHSGELMQSSSSALRLTEITLPFIVLIMNAGIIAVLWFGQLEIRAGSATTGEVIAIVNYSLRTAGALSALSMLVSAFSRARASAQRINEALETDSGTRVGQETGKSPDRISEGTVEFEKVTFQYPNTAAPILEEISFRANPGETIALLGATGSGKSSLVQLILRLYEEDSGSIRIDGRNAREWDIRQLHDSIGYVPQEVLLFTGTISDNIAWGLEDVSRERIVEAARLAQIHDTIIQLPNGYDTLLGQRGINLSGGQKQRISIARALIRKPAILVLDDSTSALDVRTESALLQAIESLSCTTFLITQKISSTLNADLILLLDDGHLIAQGNHRQLMSVSNLYRRIYESQFGEEGSHVGSIK; this comes from the coding sequence ATGCAATCATTTTTCCGTTTTTTAGGGAAATATCGAATAGCTGCCTTAATGGCAGTTTTTCTTATGCTGGTCGAACTGGCGGTAGAGCTCGTTCAACCATTGCTGATTTCCAAAATTATCGACGACGGAATCGCCCGGCAAGACTCTGGCGTAGTTCTCTTATGGAGCGGAGTTCTCGTAGCCGGCACTCTATTGGCTTTCGGAGCGGGAATATTAAGTTCGTTCTTCGCGGCGCACGTGAGCCAGAGTCTAGGGTACGACATGCGTGAAAAGCTTTACGGCAAAGTTCAAGCTTTCTCTTATGCGGTGTTCAACCGATTCGCCACCTCGTCGCTCATTACGCGCTTAACGAACGACGTCAACCAGGTTCAAGACACGACGTTCATGGGACTTCGTTTTATGCTTCGGGTACCGTTAGTGGTGTTGGGGAGCATGATAATGGCGCTTGTCGTCCATGCGGGGCTTGGATTTTTGCTGTTGCTGACCGTTCCCGCGCTGATTTTGTTTATTATCTGGATCGTAAAAAAAGCGGCTTTCCTGTTCAAGAGGGTTCAGCAGCGACTCGATAACGTCAATGGGGTCATGCAGGAAAATCTAACGGGCATGCGGCTTATTCGCGTTTTCGTGCGCAGAGAGCAAGAAGCGGCGAGATTCGCCCGGCATAGCGGAGAGCTAATGCAAAGCTCTTCATCTGCTTTGCGTTTAACCGAGATTACGCTCCCGTTCATCGTACTGATCATGAACGCGGGAATTATCGCGGTTCTGTGGTTCGGCCAGCTTGAAATTCGCGCGGGCAGCGCGACGACCGGCGAGGTGATCGCGATCGTGAATTATTCGCTTCGGACCGCAGGCGCCTTATCGGCTCTGTCGATGTTGGTCTCGGCATTCTCGAGAGCGCGAGCTTCGGCGCAGCGCATTAACGAAGCGTTGGAAACGGACAGCGGAACGCGAGTCGGTCAAGAAACCGGAAAGTCGCCAGACCGGATCAGCGAAGGAACGGTTGAATTCGAGAAGGTTACTTTTCAATATCCGAATACGGCAGCTCCGATCTTGGAAGAAATTTCGTTCCGGGCGAATCCGGGCGAAACGATAGCGCTATTGGGCGCTACCGGCTCCGGGAAATCCTCGCTCGTTCAGCTTATTCTTCGTCTATATGAAGAAGATAGCGGCAGTATTCGAATCGACGGGCGTAACGCTCGCGAATGGGATATCCGACAGCTTCACGATTCTATCGGTTACGTGCCGCAGGAGGTTCTATTGTTCACGGGAACGATAAGCGACAATATCGCTTGGGGACTTGAGGACGTAAGCCGCGAACGGATCGTTGAGGCGGCCCGACTGGCGCAGATCCACGATACGATCATTCAGCTTCCGAACGGTTACGACACGTTGCTCGGACAGCGTGGCATTAATCTGTCGGGAGGCCAGAAGCAGCGAATTTCCATCGCCCGGGCGCTTATCCGGAAGCCCGCGATATTGGTACTCGACGATAGCACGAGCGCGTTGGATGTTCGTACCGAAAGCGCTCTTCTGCAGGCGATCGAAAGCTTGTCCTGCACGACGTTCCTCATTACGCAGAAAATCAGCTCGACCCTGAACGCGGACCTTATTTTACTGCTCGATGACGGTCATCTTATCGCTCAAGGGAATCATCGGCAGCTCATGTCCGTCAGCAACCTATACCGTCGCATCTATGAATCGCAATTCGGGGAGGAGGGGTCGCATGTGGGAAGCATTAAGTGA
- a CDS encoding histidine kinase, with product MDSFRRKTPEELLYSIFKIQNGRLKIYIGAVSGSGKTYHMLREGQTLRNQGIDVVVCAVSTMRRPETAEQLKGLERIPSIHWMKGETEKKDLNLEALMQRNPEVVLVDGLAHRNRPDAKFATRLEDIQYLLGRGISVITTVNVYELEGVTELAQKLTGIEAEATVPADTLDLADEVRLIDVSPETILKRLDEGNLPNLNLKDPRLLRRGNIGKLRELALRLMAEDVNESLEKHREKEGLLGPSGATERILVSAQYHWNGSIHIRRGQQIAKRLGGDLKIVTLANPRKTLSKESAQFKRSIEKLADKIDASFEELPLPTRRRLPAILVRYATLNNVTRIVLGHSKQSSWQDFWHGSIADGILKKTKNVDVFFVADRADYDGERVLPTKTSAPQAASDPYRRLSPEEIEQKIERIKRGKFKVYIGAAPGVGKTYMMLREGNDLLRKKIDVAVGLLETHGREETLAQVGDLHVIPRATISYKGAKLEEMDVPAILIRDPEVVLIDELAHTNVPGSKNKKRYDDVLEVLEAGISVISTMNVQHLESLNDAVEQITGVRVRETVPDSILRLADEVELIDVAPKALQQRMREGKVYAMDKVAQALGNFFKTGNLIALREMALREIADDVDERLESWEQNGSLRGPWRRRESIFVCVTTSGNADRLIRRGFRIAHRLKADWHVMYVHVGQSINDETNKRIQALQDLTGRLGGKYETERASTSKQLPEVILRKAAEYRSTQMIVGQSARGFWQSLLRKPVVKSILRHGRHMDVLVVADYDPNIRIEDN from the coding sequence ATGGACAGTTTCCGCCGGAAGACGCCGGAAGAGCTCTTATATTCGATATTCAAGATCCAGAACGGCCGGTTAAAAATATATATCGGCGCCGTTAGCGGCTCCGGAAAAACCTATCATATGTTGCGAGAAGGCCAGACGCTGCGCAACCAAGGCATCGATGTCGTCGTCTGCGCCGTCTCGACGATGCGCCGTCCGGAAACGGCGGAGCAACTGAAAGGGTTGGAGAGAATTCCGAGCATCCATTGGATGAAGGGCGAAACGGAGAAAAAGGATCTTAATCTCGAGGCGTTAATGCAACGGAATCCCGAGGTCGTGCTCGTTGACGGACTCGCTCACCGGAATCGGCCCGATGCCAAATTCGCGACCCGGTTGGAAGACATCCAGTACTTGCTCGGTCGCGGCATCAGCGTCATCACGACCGTGAACGTCTACGAATTGGAGGGCGTCACCGAGCTTGCGCAGAAGCTGACCGGCATCGAAGCGGAGGCGACGGTTCCGGCCGACACGCTCGATCTCGCGGACGAAGTGCGTCTCATCGACGTTAGCCCCGAGACGATATTGAAGCGTCTGGACGAAGGGAACCTTCCCAACCTGAACCTGAAGGATCCGAGACTTCTGAGGAGAGGGAATATCGGCAAGCTGCGGGAGCTGGCTCTCAGGCTTATGGCCGAAGACGTGAACGAGTCGCTGGAGAAGCATCGCGAGAAGGAAGGGCTGCTTGGCCCGTCCGGCGCAACCGAGCGCATCCTTGTTTCGGCGCAATACCATTGGAACGGGTCGATCCACATTCGGCGCGGGCAGCAGATTGCGAAGAGGCTCGGCGGAGATCTGAAGATCGTGACGCTCGCGAATCCGCGTAAAACCCTTTCGAAGGAGTCGGCGCAATTCAAGCGTTCCATCGAGAAGCTGGCGGACAAGATCGATGCGTCGTTCGAGGAATTACCGTTACCTACCAGGCGCCGGCTCCCAGCGATCTTGGTCCGATACGCGACGCTCAACAATGTCACTCGCATCGTGCTCGGCCACTCGAAACAAAGCTCCTGGCAAGACTTCTGGCACGGTTCCATCGCGGACGGTATTTTGAAAAAAACAAAAAACGTCGACGTGTTCTTCGTAGCGGATAGAGCCGACTACGACGGGGAAAGGGTACTGCCCACGAAAACCTCCGCTCCCCAAGCGGCTTCCGACCCTTATCGCCGTTTAAGCCCGGAGGAAATCGAGCAGAAGATTGAACGGATCAAGCGCGGCAAGTTCAAAGTATACATCGGCGCGGCTCCCGGCGTCGGCAAAACCTACATGATGCTGCGGGAAGGCAATGATCTATTACGCAAGAAGATCGACGTTGCCGTCGGGCTGTTGGAAACGCACGGCAGGGAGGAAACTTTGGCGCAAGTGGGAGATCTCCACGTCATTCCCCGCGCGACGATCAGCTACAAAGGAGCTAAGCTCGAAGAAATGGACGTCCCGGCAATTCTCATCCGCGATCCGGAAGTGGTCCTGATCGACGAGCTTGCCCATACGAACGTTCCCGGCAGCAAAAACAAGAAGAGATACGATGACGTCCTCGAAGTGTTGGAAGCGGGCATATCGGTCATCTCGACGATGAACGTGCAGCATCTGGAAAGCTTGAACGATGCGGTCGAACAGATTACGGGAGTGCGGGTCCGCGAAACGGTGCCCGACAGTATTCTGAGGCTGGCGGACGAAGTGGAATTGATCGACGTCGCTCCCAAAGCCTTGCAGCAGAGAATGCGCGAAGGCAAAGTGTACGCGATGGACAAAGTGGCACAGGCGCTTGGCAACTTCTTCAAGACGGGCAACTTGATCGCTTTAAGGGAAATGGCGCTTAGGGAAATTGCGGACGACGTGGACGAAAGGTTGGAATCTTGGGAGCAGAACGGCTCGCTCAGAGGGCCCTGGAGAAGGCGCGAAAGCATATTCGTGTGCGTAACGACGAGCGGAAACGCGGACCGGCTTATTCGGCGGGGATTCCGGATCGCCCATCGTTTGAAGGCGGACTGGCATGTCATGTACGTCCACGTGGGTCAATCGATTAACGACGAAACGAACAAGAGAATTCAAGCTTTGCAAGACTTGACCGGCAGATTAGGCGGGAAATACGAGACCGAACGCGCGAGTACGTCTAAACAGCTGCCGGAGGTTATTTTACGCAAGGCGGCCGAATATCGCAGTACCCAGATGATCGTCGGCCAGTCGGCGCGCGGCTTCTGGCAATCGCTTCTGCGGAAGCCCGTCGTGAAATCGATTTTGCGGCACGGACGCCACATGGATGTGCTCGTCGTAGCCGACTACGATCCGAATATACGCATAGAGGATAATTAA
- a CDS encoding DUF7309 domain-containing protein — MTASPTPEEWRRLLETVVRYKKLGCWQWMENEDYFAVTNPDTGEVGYCVVLGAGGMNFGFNVYIGSDANLFLQEITDSMGVLNDDQQELSLNTNAISLTFEDRSELDKEDLRILREQGLKFRGSQQWPLFRSYEPGRSPWSLNSQQVGFLTIALEQGIHVAERFREDRELYFEHDEADNGFGEKRLHRVPQKTDHGIEWRDEWLPWRTKGQLIEPYVYPDEVKLQSLKKLKKSKETWEADFDYAVIAIGDTREERPYYPRLCLWVNKGNSMIMDVKLGQEADCRELFVQQLIRLLEKVNYKPAKIEVGSNKAFLALQDSAERLAIPIRVNPHLEALLEAKYAIEDRL, encoded by the coding sequence ATGACCGCTTCGCCAACGCCAGAAGAATGGCGCCGCTTGCTAGAAACCGTCGTTCGTTATAAAAAGCTAGGTTGCTGGCAGTGGATGGAGAATGAAGATTATTTTGCGGTAACCAACCCCGATACCGGAGAAGTCGGCTATTGCGTCGTTCTGGGAGCAGGAGGAATGAACTTCGGTTTCAATGTTTATATCGGCTCAGACGCCAATCTCTTTCTGCAAGAGATCACCGATTCAATGGGAGTGCTCAACGACGATCAACAGGAGTTATCGTTAAATACGAACGCTATCTCCTTAACCTTTGAAGATCGATCCGAACTTGATAAGGAAGACCTGCGAATCCTTCGCGAGCAAGGTCTGAAATTCCGAGGCTCGCAACAATGGCCTCTCTTCCGAAGCTACGAGCCTGGGAGAAGTCCTTGGAGCTTAAATAGTCAACAGGTTGGCTTTCTCACAATAGCTTTGGAGCAGGGAATTCATGTGGCTGAACGGTTTCGTGAAGATCGGGAGTTATATTTCGAACATGATGAAGCGGACAATGGATTCGGCGAGAAACGGCTGCATCGAGTTCCGCAGAAAACCGATCATGGAATCGAGTGGCGGGACGAATGGCTCCCATGGCGAACTAAGGGACAACTGATAGAGCCTTACGTTTATCCGGACGAGGTAAAGCTTCAGTCTCTAAAAAAGCTCAAAAAATCAAAAGAGACATGGGAAGCCGATTTCGACTATGCCGTCATTGCCATCGGGGACACCCGTGAGGAACGCCCTTACTATCCCCGGCTATGCTTGTGGGTCAACAAGGGAAACAGCATGATCATGGACGTAAAGCTCGGACAAGAGGCTGACTGCCGGGAGTTGTTCGTTCAACAGTTGATTCGGCTGCTAGAAAAAGTGAACTATAAGCCAGCAAAGATCGAAGTGGGCTCGAACAAAGCGTTCCTCGCTCTGCAAGACAGCGCTGAGCGATTGGCAATTCCGATTAGAGTCAACCCTCATCTTGAAGCATTATTAGAAGCGAAATACGCGATTGAAGATAGGTTGTAA
- the kdpB gene encoding potassium-transporting ATPase subunit KdpB gives MNANRKSMLTSAIVSRAVKESFTKLNPVSMMRNPVMFVVEVGTVVVLLMTLFPGYFNTQDDIGFNLTVFFILLFTVLFANFAEALAEGRGKAQADSLKNTKKEINANKLVGGVIKVVSSADLRKGDVVIVSQGEMIPGDGEVVEGLASVDESAITGESAPVIKEAGGDFSSVTGGTRVVSDKIKVRITSDPGESFIDRMISLVEGAKRQKTPNELALNTLLTSLTIIFLIVVVTLGPIAGYLDIDLQVPVLIALLVCLIPTTIGGLLSAIGIAGMDRVTQFNVLAMSGKAVEAAGDINTMILDKTGTITYGNRMASEFVPVGGADARTVGEWAAIGSVQDETPEGRSVLELMKKQGMAYDASLASGAEFVEFKAETRMSGMDLRDGRKVRKGAVDAMKKWVAAQGGTIPEDLDANGDAIAREGGTPLAVAVDNRIFGLIYLKDTVKPGMRERFDQLRQMGIKTIMCTGDNPLTAATIAREAGVDDFVAESKPEDKIALIRREQAEGKLVAMTGDGTNDAPALAQADVGLAMNSGTIAAKEAANMVDLDSDPSKIIEVVSIGKQLLMTRGALTTFSIANDIAKYFAIIPAMFILAIPEMSVLNVMGLGSPMSAILSALIFNAIIIPLLIPLAMKGVAYKPMSASKLLSRNILVYGLGGVIVPFIGIKVIDLVVHLWV, from the coding sequence ATGAATGCTAATCGCAAATCGATGCTGACCTCCGCGATCGTAAGCCGTGCGGTAAAGGAAAGCTTCACTAAATTAAATCCCGTAAGCATGATGCGAAATCCCGTCATGTTCGTCGTCGAAGTCGGAACGGTCGTCGTTCTGTTGATGACGTTGTTTCCCGGATATTTTAATACGCAAGACGATATTGGGTTTAACCTGACCGTGTTCTTCATTCTTCTGTTCACCGTGTTGTTCGCGAACTTCGCGGAAGCATTGGCCGAAGGCAGGGGAAAGGCACAAGCGGATTCATTGAAAAATACGAAAAAAGAGATCAACGCGAACAAATTGGTCGGGGGCGTCATTAAGGTCGTCTCTTCTGCGGATTTGCGCAAAGGCGACGTGGTCATTGTGTCTCAAGGAGAGATGATTCCCGGAGACGGCGAAGTGGTCGAAGGGTTGGCGTCCGTCGACGAATCGGCCATTACCGGCGAATCCGCGCCCGTCATTAAGGAAGCCGGAGGGGATTTTAGCTCCGTCACCGGCGGAACCCGGGTCGTCAGCGATAAGATTAAGGTGCGGATCACGAGCGATCCGGGCGAATCTTTCATCGATCGAATGATCTCACTGGTGGAAGGGGCCAAACGTCAGAAAACGCCGAACGAGCTTGCTCTTAATACCTTGCTTACTAGCTTAACGATTATTTTCCTCATCGTTGTCGTAACGTTAGGGCCTATCGCGGGCTACTTGGATATTGATCTGCAGGTGCCCGTGCTTATCGCTTTGCTAGTTTGTCTTATTCCGACGACGATCGGCGGATTGCTCTCCGCGATCGGAATCGCCGGAATGGATCGGGTGACGCAGTTTAACGTGCTGGCCATGTCCGGTAAAGCGGTCGAAGCGGCCGGGGACATCAACACGATGATTTTGGATAAAACGGGCACGATCACTTACGGGAACCGGATGGCTAGCGAGTTCGTTCCGGTGGGTGGAGCAGACGCTCGGACGGTAGGGGAATGGGCGGCGATCGGTTCCGTGCAAGACGAGACGCCGGAAGGCCGTTCGGTGCTGGAGCTTATGAAGAAACAAGGGATGGCATATGATGCGTCGCTAGCTTCCGGAGCGGAGTTCGTCGAGTTCAAAGCGGAGACGCGGATGAGCGGTATGGACCTTCGGGATGGGAGAAAAGTACGCAAGGGTGCCGTTGATGCGATGAAAAAATGGGTTGCGGCGCAAGGAGGAACCATTCCGGAAGATTTGGATGCGAACGGGGATGCGATCGCTCGAGAAGGAGGAACTCCCCTCGCGGTAGCGGTCGATAATCGGATCTTCGGACTCATTTACTTGAAGGATACGGTTAAGCCGGGCATGCGCGAACGGTTCGATCAATTGCGCCAGATGGGCATCAAGACGATCATGTGCACGGGCGACAATCCTCTGACGGCGGCAACGATCGCCCGCGAAGCCGGGGTCGACGACTTCGTAGCGGAGAGCAAACCGGAAGATAAAATCGCTTTGATCCGCCGCGAGCAGGCCGAAGGCAAGCTTGTCGCGATGACCGGCGACGGCACGAACGATGCGCCGGCATTGGCCCAGGCGGACGTGGGATTGGCGATGAACAGTGGAACGATTGCCGCCAAGGAAGCCGCCAACATGGTCGATTTGGATTCCGACCCTTCCAAGATTATCGAGGTCGTATCCATCGGAAAGCAGCTTCTCATGACTCGCGGCGCGCTTACGACTTTCAGTATCGCGAACGATATTGCCAAGTATTTCGCGATTATCCCGGCGATGTTCATATTGGCGATTCCCGAGATGAGCGTTCTTAACGTCATGGGATTGGGCTCTCCGATGTCGGCGATCTTATCGGCGTTAATCTTTAACGCCATTATTATTCCGTTGCTCATCCCGCTCGCGATGAAGGGCGTAGCCTACAAGCCGATGAGCGCGTCGAAGCTGCTTAGCCGCAACATCCTCGTCTACGGTCTCGGCGGCGTCATCGTGCCGTTCATCGGAATCAAAGTCATCGATTTAGTCGTCCATTTATGGGTATAA
- a CDS encoding glycosyltransferase, with protein sequence MELSPERSNKPGVSIITCTNRQNCLKNLFRNFIRQRHPKKELIIIVNNNKAPLSAYQHLAKKLRNVRVFRLPEQYSLGACLNYAIRKTKYSYIAKFDDDDYYAPYYLTGNLQAFKRTSADIIGKRAHYMYLRGSKTLILRFENDENRYVSTLPGATLVIKRKVFNKVRFPNKNVGEDDIFCKRSIKKGYKIYSAQKYNFVAIRRKNSSNHTWIIDDKKLLALHRKIPNVRKYKKFVKSKPKGR encoded by the coding sequence ATGGAATTAAGCCCAGAAAGATCAAACAAGCCGGGTGTTTCCATTATTACCTGTACGAATCGCCAAAATTGTTTAAAGAACCTGTTTCGAAATTTCATCCGACAACGCCACCCAAAGAAAGAACTCATCATTATTGTCAATAACAATAAAGCACCTCTTTCAGCTTATCAACACTTAGCCAAAAAGCTTCGAAACGTCCGAGTTTTCCGCTTGCCGGAGCAATACTCTCTTGGTGCTTGTTTAAACTACGCAATTAGGAAAACGAAGTACAGTTACATTGCCAAGTTCGATGATGATGATTATTACGCTCCCTACTATTTGACAGGCAACTTGCAGGCATTTAAAAGAACAAGCGCCGATATCATAGGAAAACGTGCTCACTATATGTATTTACGCGGGTCCAAGACTCTTATCCTTCGTTTCGAAAACGATGAAAATCGATACGTATCCACACTTCCTGGTGCTACACTCGTCATAAAACGCAAGGTATTTAACAAAGTTCGATTTCCTAATAAGAACGTTGGCGAAGACGATATTTTTTGCAAGAGAAGTATTAAGAAGGGGTACAAAATTTATTCTGCACAGAAGTATAATTTTGTCGCAATACGCAGGAAAAACTCATCAAACCATACATGGATCATCGACGATAAAAAACTATTAGCACTCCATAGAAAAATCCCGAATGTTCGGAAATATAAGAAGTTTGTAAAAAGTAAGCCAAAGGGGCGTTAG
- the kdpC gene encoding potassium-transporting ATPase subunit KdpC — translation MSNRTASYPGATGVSYVGIAIRASIVFIILCGILYPLATTGIAQLIMPHNANGSLIKDSAGNVVGSELIGQKFADPKYFQGRVSSIDYNAAGSGSNNYAPSNPDMLQRTQDSIEAWKKDNPDVPISKLPIALITNSGSGLDPHITPESAEVQVSRISKLTGVAATDLEKLVEKHTEGRDLGVFGEPRVNVLKLNLDLQTLIK, via the coding sequence ATGAGTAATCGAACAGCTAGTTATCCCGGTGCTACCGGAGTTTCTTATGTTGGAATTGCTATACGGGCTAGTATCGTGTTTATCATTCTGTGCGGGATTCTGTACCCGCTAGCGACTACCGGAATCGCGCAGCTGATTATGCCGCATAACGCAAACGGGAGTCTAATCAAGGATTCTGCGGGTAACGTGGTCGGTTCCGAACTGATCGGCCAGAAATTCGCCGATCCTAAGTACTTCCAAGGGCGCGTATCGAGTATCGATTATAATGCGGCAGGTTCGGGCTCCAACAACTATGCTCCGTCCAACCCCGATATGCTGCAACGTACGCAGGATTCCATCGAGGCTTGGAAGAAGGATAATCCGGATGTGCCGATTTCCAAATTGCCGATCGCTCTCATCACCAACTCCGGCTCGGGGCTCGATCCTCACATCACTCCGGAATCCGCCGAGGTTCAAGTTTCCCGTATCAGCAAGCTGACGGGCGTGGCGGCAACGGACTTGGAGAAGCTGGTCGAGAAGCACACCGAAGGCCGCGATTTGGGCGTGTTCGGAGAACCTCGCGTTAACGTTCTGAAGCTGAACCTTGATTTACAAACTTTAATTAAATAA